A single Limanda limanda chromosome 19, fLimLim1.1, whole genome shotgun sequence DNA region contains:
- the mgat1b gene encoding alpha-1,3-mannosyl-glycoprotein 2-beta-N-acetylglucosaminyltransferase b, with translation MVRKKGSLILCSAFLFVAWNALLLLYLWGRPPIGRPGEGGGAEPGGKEEWGVGRGKGGQINLAGEVIRLAEEVEIQLETQKKLLKQIESHRAVWARQKDVGKRQTDDKKEVKEEVVHQPSNPPFPVKDSVDDRTQTDVQLTQKPVHTVAPNFKLEQHQATEIKEDVAEHNNLPTSVASPQVVIPILVIACDRVTVKRSLDRLIQYRPSPQLYPIIVSQDCGHAETARVIGSYGDQVTHISQPDLSDIRVRPEHRKFQGYYKIARHYRWALNQVFNTFSQSTVVVVEDDLEVAPDFFEYFQALYPILRADPTLWCVSAWNDNGRDALVDPSKAGLLHRTDFFPGLGWMLLKNMWDELEPKWPLAFWDDWMRQPEQRKDRSCIRPEISRTITFGRKGVSLGQFFDQYLRYIKLNTQFVPFTKQDLSYLLKEKYDEKFIKEIYSAPLVKIEELQQGGSLRDHGPYRVQYSSRDSFKVFARNLGVMDDLKSGVPRTGYRGVVSFLYRGRRVLLAPPEGWMKYDISWS, from the exons ATGGTTCGCAAGAAAGGTTCTCTAATACTATGCAGTGCTTTCCTGTTTGTTGCCTGGAATGCTTTGCTTCTACTTTATCTTTGGGGTCGCCCTCCCATCGGCCGCCccggagaaggtggaggagccgaaccaggaggaaaggaggagtgGGGTGTGGGCAGAGGGAAAGGAGGCCAGATCAATCTAGCTGGAGAGGTGATCCGGCTGGCTGAGGAAGTCGAAATCCAACTTGAGACGCAGAAAAAGCTACTGAAGCAGATTGAAAGTCACAGGGCTGTGTGGGCTCGGCAGAAGGATGTTGGTAAGAGACAAACGGATGATAAAAAAGAAGTCAAAGAAGAGGTTGTCCACCAGCCATCAAATCCTCCCTTTCCTGTCAAGGACAGTGTAGATGACAGGACCCAAACTGACGTACAACTTACACAGAAGCCTGTTCATACAGTAGCCCCAAACTTTAAGTTAGAACAGCACCAAGCCACTGAAATAAAGGAAGATGTTGCTGAACATAATAATTTGCCCACTTCTGTTGCCAGCCCACAGGTTGTCATTCCCATTTTAGTAATTGCTTGTGACAGGGTAACAGTTAAACGGAGCCTCGATAGACTGATACAGTACCGCCCTTCTCCACAACTATATCCAATTATTGTCAGCCAGGACTGTGGCCATGCCGAGACTGCTCGTGTGATTGGCTCATATGGAGATCAAGTGACGCACATAAGCCAGCCAGACCTGTCGGACATCAGAGTCCGGCCAGAACACAGGAAGTTCCAGGGCTACTACAAAATTGCCAGACATTATCGCTGGGCACTCAACCAAGTGTTCAACACCTTTTCCCAGTCTACTGTGGTTGTAGTGGAGGATGACCTGGAG GTGGCACCGGATTTCTTTGAGTATTTCCAAGCTCTGTACCCAATTTTACGTGCTGACCCCACCCTGTGGTGTGTTTCTGCCTGGAACGATAATGGTAGAGACGCCTTGGTGGATCCATCCAAGGCTGGTCTCCTCCATAGAACAGATTTTTTTCCCGGGCTTGGCTGGATGCTGCTGAAGAACATGTGGGACGAACTTGAACCCAAATGGCCCTTGGCCTTCTGGGATGACTGGATGCGTCAACCAGAGCAGCGCAAGGACCGCTCTTGCATCCGCCCAGAAATCTCACGGACTATCACCTTTGGCCGTAAAGGCGTGAGTTTAGGTCAATTCTTTGACCAGTACCTTCGTTATATTAAGCTAAATACTCAATTTGTGCCTTTTACCAAACAGGATTTGTCTTATTTGTTAAAAGAGAAGTACGATGAAAAGTTTATCAAAGAGATTTACAGTGCACCACTGGTGAAAATTGAAGAACTGCAACAAGGGGGCAGCTTAAGAGATCATGGACCATACAGAGTGCAGTACTCCAGCCGTGACAGTTTTAAAGTCTTTGCTCGAAATCTGGGGGTGATGGATGACTTGAAATCTGGAGTCCCCCGTACAGGTTACAGAGGCGTAGTCAGTTTCTTGTACCGAGGCCGAAGGGTGCTCCTGGCTCCACCAGAGGGATGGATGAAGTATGACATCAGCTGGAGCTGA